Proteins encoded in a region of the Sphingopyxis sp. OAS728 genome:
- a CDS encoding calcium-binding protein, with amino-acid sequence MPSLYISPAGSGDKSGRDIDNAASIGSLNTLIGRAGPGGEVLLLADQGSYNVTGILGLTRGGAEGQPVVVRGIDSSGNTMAAHFSGSRPADWQAGDASGNELFKLGTGADNLEFRDLKIDNVGTAFRVTADISNLHIEGVDANNVRRFFEDYASAPSGTATISGLTIRDVDVKGFSRAAIRIQYDTNDVVIDNVTADMAGQTGDDLPAGVHLDGTVHNVTLNRVIMENIQSTAGAYFNGDGFASERGVYDVRFIDTIARGNSDGGYDLKSSATLIVRSLSEENGRNYRLWGEAMLIDSVGLNPVLRGGISEQNQLWLDDTAIVTVIGGRFADAGSRTKVISSQGRLTFQGVEIIRSELSTFATRDSLPGLGGIGTIRETLTVDKGEASPGATGYIALLPLPATPTADALFGTARDDIFLVDDGGDRVTEAADAGFDRVETTLGSYTLGSNVEALIRRGAADFTGNGNALANMMIGGAGSDELAGLGGNDDIAGNSGDDMLAGGNGEDLLWGEAGADILIGGWQSDMLSGGTGADRLVGDQEWLSSQGANDRLDGGDDADLLIGDATNMYGSGKGGSDRLTGGAGNDILIGDGDVMTCSARGGADTLEGGDGNDWLYGDGRESAATVGGGADKLYGGDGPDHLIGGGGNDLLSGGAGADWFVFGPGSGADEITDFLSGADHIDLSAFDIAFEQLGFTTSADGVRITMGADSIFVRGAPSLSPNDFVFG; translated from the coding sequence ATGCCAAGCCTGTACATTTCGCCCGCCGGATCCGGAGACAAAAGTGGTCGCGATATCGACAATGCCGCCTCGATCGGCTCGCTCAACACACTGATCGGAAGGGCGGGTCCGGGGGGCGAGGTTCTGCTGCTGGCCGATCAGGGCAGCTATAATGTCACCGGCATCCTCGGCCTCACGCGCGGCGGGGCGGAGGGCCAGCCGGTGGTGGTGCGCGGCATCGATTCCAGTGGCAACACCATGGCTGCGCATTTCTCCGGTTCGCGCCCCGCCGACTGGCAGGCGGGCGACGCCTCCGGCAACGAGCTGTTCAAACTCGGCACGGGCGCGGACAATCTGGAATTTCGAGACCTCAAGATCGACAATGTCGGTACCGCGTTCCGCGTTACCGCCGATATCAGCAATCTCCATATCGAGGGCGTTGATGCGAATAATGTCCGCCGCTTCTTCGAGGATTATGCCAGCGCGCCCTCGGGCACCGCGACGATCAGCGGCCTCACGATCCGCGATGTCGACGTGAAAGGCTTCTCCAGGGCTGCGATCCGCATTCAGTACGACACCAACGATGTGGTGATCGACAATGTCACGGCGGACATGGCCGGACAAACGGGCGACGACCTGCCGGCCGGCGTCCACCTCGACGGCACCGTCCATAATGTGACGCTCAATCGAGTGATCATGGAGAATATCCAGAGCACCGCCGGCGCTTATTTCAACGGCGACGGCTTTGCGAGCGAGCGCGGCGTCTATGACGTGCGCTTTATCGACACGATCGCGCGCGGCAACAGCGACGGGGGTTACGACCTCAAATCGAGCGCCACATTGATCGTCCGCTCGCTCAGCGAGGAGAATGGCCGCAACTACCGGCTGTGGGGCGAGGCAATGCTGATCGACTCGGTCGGCCTGAACCCGGTGCTGCGCGGCGGCATCTCCGAACAGAACCAGCTCTGGCTCGACGACACCGCTATCGTGACCGTGATCGGCGGGCGCTTCGCCGATGCCGGATCGCGCACCAAGGTGATCTCCTCGCAGGGGCGGCTTACCTTTCAGGGGGTCGAAATCATACGGTCCGAACTCTCGACGTTCGCCACCCGCGATTCGCTCCCCGGGCTCGGCGGCATCGGAACGATTCGCGAAACGCTGACCGTCGACAAAGGCGAGGCTTCGCCCGGCGCGACCGGCTATATCGCGCTGCTTCCCCTGCCCGCCACGCCCACGGCCGACGCGTTATTCGGCACGGCGCGCGACGACATCTTCCTTGTCGACGACGGCGGCGACCGGGTTACCGAGGCTGCCGACGCCGGATTCGACCGCGTCGAGACGACGCTCGGCAGCTACACGCTTGGCAGCAATGTCGAGGCACTGATCCGTCGCGGTGCTGCCGATTTCACCGGCAATGGCAACGCACTTGCCAATATGATGATCGGCGGCGCGGGCAGCGACGAACTGGCCGGGCTCGGCGGCAACGACGATATCGCCGGCAATTCGGGCGACGATATGCTTGCGGGGGGCAATGGCGAGGACCTGCTTTGGGGCGAGGCAGGTGCCGACATACTGATTGGCGGCTGGCAGTCGGACATGCTCTCCGGCGGCACCGGCGCCGACCGGCTGGTCGGCGACCAGGAATGGCTGAGCAGCCAGGGTGCCAACGACCGGCTCGACGGCGGCGACGATGCCGACCTGCTCATCGGCGATGCCACGAATATGTACGGCAGCGGAAAGGGCGGCAGCGACCGGCTGACCGGCGGCGCGGGCAACGACATATTGATCGGCGACGGCGACGTGATGACGTGCAGCGCCAGGGGCGGCGCGGACACGCTAGAGGGCGGCGACGGCAATGACTGGCTCTATGGCGACGGCCGCGAGTCGGCCGCGACGGTCGGTGGCGGCGCGGACAAGCTCTATGGCGGCGACGGTCCCGATCATCTTATCGGCGGCGGCGGCAACGATTTGCTGTCGGGTGGAGCCGGCGCCGACTGGTTCGTATTCGGGCCCGGGTCTGGAGCCGACGAGATTACCGACTTCCTCTCGGGCGCGGACCATATCGATCTCAGCGCTTTCGACATCGCCTTTGAACAACTCGGTTTCACGACGAGCGCCGACGGCGTCCGTATCACCATGGGCGCGGACAGCATCTTCGTCCGCGGCGCGCCGAGCTTGTCGCCCAACGACTTCGTCTTCGGGTGA
- a CDS encoding type I secretion system permease/ATPase, with amino-acid sequence MQQDLSLGTSEPPADTALAAFAQILAMHRILADPVELRHSLGHSDPVTSSDLVRLAKRIEGVRARATTADFERLRRLPMPVMAGGAEGWFVIGRVGEDAVAVQRPGAEIERWERAALEARWSGELLLITTRDTAQVAAPAFDMTWFVPQIVKYRKLIGEVLLITLALNLLGLAAPLFFQNVVDKVLAHNSFATLQVLAIGLVAVSLWEVAFGWLRTRLYSETSQKLDVELGSRLFRHLLRLPLAYFENRRVGDTVTRVRELETVREFMTNASLTVLIDPLFTIVFMIAMWLYSPLLFVIVALTLPAYVIVSLVVTGPLRRRLDEKFARGAANNALLVESVSGMQTLKAAAVEPQWQDRWERQLAAYSAASQRVINLGNSGSQAVQLISKLSLAAILFFGAQQVIAGALTIGGLVAFNMFAQRVSGPVIRMAQLWQDFQQVRLSVARMGDILNTGAEPGVGSRTALPALAGHIRFESVRFRYSAEGPWTLDDIDIDLPAGATLGIAGASGSGKSTLTKLLQRLYLPASGRVLIDGVDIAQIDPAWLRRQIGVVLQENILFNRSIRDNIALADPVTPIERVMTAARLAGAHDFILELPRGYDTIVEERGVNFSGGQRQRLAIARALITNPRILILDEATSALDAESEEIVQRNLKAIAAGRTVLIIAHRLSAIRQCDRILTLDKGRIVESGTHDELLHLGGRYAALHQRQIGVQAGAAA; translated from the coding sequence GTGCAGCAGGATCTGTCCCTCGGGACGTCGGAGCCGCCCGCGGACACCGCGCTCGCCGCCTTCGCGCAGATCCTCGCGATGCACCGCATTCTCGCGGATCCGGTCGAACTGCGCCACAGCCTCGGCCATTCGGACCCCGTCACGTCATCCGACCTTGTGCGCCTGGCAAAGCGAATCGAAGGCGTCCGCGCGCGCGCCACGACCGCCGATTTCGAACGATTGCGGCGTCTCCCGATGCCGGTGATGGCCGGCGGCGCCGAGGGCTGGTTCGTGATCGGCCGCGTCGGCGAGGATGCCGTCGCGGTCCAGCGCCCCGGTGCCGAGATCGAGCGCTGGGAGCGTGCCGCGCTGGAGGCCCGCTGGTCGGGCGAACTGCTTCTCATTACCACCCGCGATACCGCGCAGGTCGCCGCGCCCGCCTTTGACATGACGTGGTTCGTTCCCCAGATCGTCAAATATCGGAAGCTGATCGGCGAGGTGCTGCTGATCACCCTCGCGCTCAATCTTCTCGGCCTCGCCGCGCCGCTCTTTTTCCAGAATGTCGTCGACAAGGTGCTGGCGCACAACAGCTTCGCCACGCTTCAGGTGCTCGCCATCGGGCTCGTGGCCGTCTCGCTCTGGGAAGTCGCCTTCGGCTGGCTGCGCACCCGGCTCTATTCGGAAACGAGCCAGAAACTGGACGTCGAGCTCGGCAGCCGCCTTTTCCGCCACCTGCTCCGCCTGCCGCTCGCCTATTTCGAGAACCGCCGCGTCGGCGACACCGTCACCCGGGTGCGCGAGCTGGAAACGGTGCGCGAATTCATGACCAATGCCTCGCTCACGGTCCTGATCGATCCGCTGTTCACGATCGTCTTCATGATCGCGATGTGGCTCTATTCGCCTTTGCTCTTCGTCATCGTCGCGCTCACCCTTCCCGCCTATGTGATCGTTTCGCTCGTCGTGACCGGCCCCCTGCGCCGCCGGCTCGACGAGAAATTCGCGCGCGGCGCCGCGAACAACGCGCTGCTCGTCGAGAGCGTTTCGGGCATGCAGACGCTCAAGGCAGCCGCGGTCGAGCCGCAATGGCAGGACCGCTGGGAACGCCAGCTCGCCGCATATAGCGCCGCCAGCCAGCGCGTGATCAACCTCGGCAATTCGGGCAGCCAGGCGGTCCAGCTCATCTCGAAGCTCAGCCTCGCCGCAATCTTGTTCTTCGGCGCGCAACAGGTGATCGCCGGCGCGCTGACGATCGGCGGACTCGTGGCGTTCAACATGTTCGCCCAGCGCGTGTCGGGCCCGGTCATCCGCATGGCGCAGCTCTGGCAGGACTTTCAGCAGGTCCGCCTCTCGGTCGCGCGGATGGGCGACATCCTCAACACGGGCGCCGAGCCCGGCGTGGGATCGCGCACCGCCTTGCCCGCGCTGGCCGGTCATATCCGTTTCGAGAGCGTCCGCTTCCGCTATTCTGCCGAAGGCCCGTGGACGCTCGACGACATCGACATCGACCTGCCCGCCGGTGCGACGCTTGGGATCGCCGGCGCCTCGGGATCGGGCAAATCGACCCTCACCAAATTGCTCCAGCGCCTCTATCTGCCCGCAAGTGGCCGCGTGCTGATCGACGGCGTCGACATCGCCCAGATCGACCCCGCCTGGCTGCGTCGCCAGATCGGGGTGGTTTTGCAGGAGAATATCCTGTTCAACCGCTCGATCCGCGACAATATCGCGCTCGCCGATCCTGTCACGCCGATCGAGCGGGTGATGACCGCCGCGCGCCTCGCCGGCGCGCATGATTTTATCCTCGAGCTGCCGCGGGGCTATGACACGATCGTCGAGGAACGCGGCGTCAACTTCTCCGGCGGGCAGCGGCAGCGGCTCGCCATCGCGCGCGCGCTGATCACCAATCCGCGCATCCTGATCCTCGACGAGGCCACCTCGGCGCTCGATGCCGAGAGCGAGGAGATCGTCCAGCGCAATTTGAAAGCGATTGCGGCGGGCCGCACCGTGCTGATCATCGCGCACCGCCTCTCGGCAATCCGCCAGTGCGACCGCATCCTGACGCTCGACAAGGGGCGCATCGTCGAAAGCGGCACGCATGACGAGCTGCTCCACCTCGGCGGCCGTTATGCCGCGCTCCATCAGCGCCAGATCGGCGTTCAGGCGGGGGCCGCGGCATGA
- a CDS encoding HlyD family type I secretion periplasmic adaptor subunit — protein MNAITRHWTAVRDALDNERARSRGALRVEEADFLPAALEVVERPVSPTARVTAWALLGLLAVTLLWLAFGRVDVVASAPGKLVPADDVKLIQPGAGGIVHAILVRDGQRVRAGQPLVELDPTVSDADAAQAGMALETAMLDAARLRAILSALDGGGLSFNPPAGTTADVAATQLALARAQLAEIRAGSQTRAADTQSARAARAEAEIQAAKLDETLPLLDEQIAANEKLLEKGYVSKLRVIEMRRQRLVAARDRDAALATARQAQAQIAVAGGNSSQSIAEARARILADLAKAESDARLRQEELTKATKRSSLQRLVSPVDGTVTQLAVHTVGGVVEAAKPIMIIVPTRGKLVAEVTIDNKDVGFVRAGQPVALKVEAFPFTHYGAVPGRLEQISSDAVQDEKRGLVYTARVALDRATIQRDGSAIPLTPGMAVTADIRTGRRSLASYLLSPIDEMRTTAARER, from the coding sequence ATGAACGCGATCACCCGCCACTGGACCGCCGTTCGCGACGCGCTCGACAATGAGCGGGCACGGTCGCGCGGTGCGTTACGCGTCGAGGAGGCCGATTTCCTTCCCGCCGCGCTCGAAGTGGTCGAGCGCCCCGTGTCGCCGACCGCGCGGGTCACGGCCTGGGCGTTGCTAGGTCTGCTCGCGGTCACGCTGCTCTGGCTGGCGTTTGGACGCGTCGATGTTGTCGCCTCGGCACCGGGAAAGCTGGTGCCCGCCGACGACGTCAAGCTGATCCAGCCCGGCGCGGGCGGGATCGTCCACGCCATATTGGTGCGCGACGGTCAGCGCGTCCGCGCCGGCCAGCCGCTGGTCGAACTCGATCCCACCGTCTCGGACGCCGACGCCGCGCAAGCGGGAATGGCGCTGGAGACGGCGATGCTCGACGCCGCGCGGCTCCGCGCCATCTTGTCCGCGCTCGACGGCGGGGGTCTCAGCTTCAATCCGCCCGCCGGAACCACGGCCGACGTTGCCGCCACCCAGCTCGCGCTCGCCCGCGCCCAGCTCGCCGAGATCAGGGCGGGTAGCCAGACGCGCGCCGCCGACACCCAATCCGCCCGCGCTGCGCGCGCCGAGGCGGAAATTCAGGCTGCCAAGCTCGATGAAACCCTCCCCTTGCTCGACGAGCAGATCGCCGCCAACGAGAAATTGCTCGAGAAGGGTTATGTTTCCAAGCTGCGTGTGATCGAGATGCGCCGCCAGCGTCTCGTCGCGGCGCGCGACCGCGACGCCGCGCTCGCCACCGCCCGCCAGGCACAGGCGCAGATCGCGGTGGCGGGCGGCAACTCGAGCCAGTCCATCGCCGAGGCGCGCGCCCGCATCCTCGCCGACCTCGCAAAAGCCGAGAGCGACGCGCGGCTGCGTCAGGAAGAGCTGACCAAGGCGACGAAGCGCAGCAGTCTACAGCGCCTCGTCAGCCCCGTCGACGGCACCGTCACGCAGCTCGCCGTCCACACCGTCGGCGGCGTGGTCGAGGCAGCGAAGCCGATCATGATCATCGTGCCGACGCGCGGGAAGCTGGTCGCCGAAGTGACGATCGACAACAAGGATGTCGGCTTTGTCCGCGCGGGCCAGCCGGTCGCGCTCAAGGTCGAGGCCTTTCCCTTCACGCACTACGGCGCGGTGCCGGGAAGGCTCGAGCAGATCAGTTCGGACGCTGTTCAGGACGAAAAGCGCGGGCTCGTCTACACCGCGCGGGTGGCGCTCGATCGTGCGACGATCCAGCGCGATGGCAGCGCGATCCCACTGACCCCGGGCATGGCGGTGACTGCCGACATCAGGACCGGCCGCCGTTCGCTCGCCTCCTATCTGCTGAGCCCGATCGACGAGATGCGCACGACAGCCGCGCGGGAGCGCTAA